From Columba livia isolate bColLiv1 breed racing homer chromosome 5, bColLiv1.pat.W.v2, whole genome shotgun sequence, one genomic window encodes:
- the JKAMP gene encoding JNK1/MAPK8-associated membrane protein isoform X1, producing the protein MFRAAVEVQPACLGLYCGRIVLAVNGSAETYGDCGVLFSWLNSSSFPHKKDAKGGAAGSVLNQSQDEGLRKLEQNGMVCPRGQRTDDNKICRECVGSPDRYDWLYLGFMAMLPLVLHWFFIEWYSGKKSSSALLQHVTALFECSIAAIITLLISDPIGSLHIRSCKVKKLSDWYTMLYNPSPDYITTVHCTQEAVYPLYTIVFKYYAFCLVLMMLLRPLLVKKIACGLGKSDRFKSIYAALYFFPILTVLQAVGGGLLYYAFPYIILVLSLVTLAVYMSASEVESFKDLLARKKRLVVLFSHWLLHAYGIISISKLDKLEQDLPLLALVPAPALFYLLTAKYTEPSRILSEGGNGH; encoded by the exons gttctcttctcctggctgaacagCTCCagctttcctcataagaaagatgccaAAGGAGGTGCTGCAGGCTCGGTGCTAAACCAGAGCCAAGACGAGGGACTGCGAAAGCTGGAACAGAATGGGATG GTGTGTCCTAGGGGTCAAAGAACCGATGACAACAAAATCTGCCGGGAATGTGTGGGATCTCCAGACCGCTATGACTGGCTGTACCTTGGCTTCATGGCCATGCTTCCCCTGGTTTTACACTGGTTCTTTATTGAATGGTACTCGGGAAAAAAGAG TTCCAGCGCGCTGTTGCAGCATGTCACTGCCTTGTTTGAGTGCAGCATTGCAGCGATTATTACGCTGCTCATCAGCGACCCTATTGGCTCTCTGCATATCCGCTCCTGCAAGGTGAAGAAGCTTTCGGACTGGTACACAATGCTTTACAATCCAAGTCCTGACTACATCACCACAGTGCACTGCACTCAGGAAGCAGTCTATCCCCT gtaCACCATTGTGTTTAAATATTACGCCTTCTGTCTTGTGTTAATGATGCTGCTTCGCCCTCTTCTGGTTAAGAAAATTGCTTGTGGTTTGGGGAAATCTGATcgatttaaaagcatttatgcAGCGCTGTACTTCTTCCCTATCCTCACCGTGCTTCAGGCTGTTGGAGGAGGCCTGCTCT ATTATGCCTTTCCTTACATCATACTGGTGTTGTCTTTGGTTACACTGGCTGTGTACATGTCTGCTTCTGAAGTGGAG TCTTTCAAGGATCTTCTCGCCAGGAAGAAAAGGCTTGTTGTCCTCTTCAGCCACTGGCTACTCCATGCCTACGGAATCATCTCCATTTCCAAACTGGATAAGCTTGAGCAGGACCTGCCATTGCTTGCCTTGGTACCTGCACCTGCCCTCTTCTACCTGCTGACAGCAAAGTACACCGAGCCGTCACGCATACTCTCCGAAGGTGGAAATGGACATTAA